In Terriglobales bacterium, a genomic segment contains:
- a CDS encoding TonB-dependent receptor — protein sequence MPLRGFLVVPVLLGAWVCAPAEQLTVRVVDPHGAAVGGARVTLYKQESSTAVAVQATSAQGAAVFAQVPAGAYRVEVLAAGFAAYEGAVEIPRDAGHQAQLAVAGRAETVVVTASGTPLPAAESGAPVAILDRATLEVMQPTAESEALRFLPGAVVSTAGRRGGIASLFVRGGDSRYNKVLVDGVPVAEPGGTFDFGVVPLQEAERLEFVRGAVATLYGSDAMTSVVEVFSATGHTRTPELRLGADGGHFSTAHGYASLAGARGRLDLNLFADEFHTQGEGVNDEYGNSSQGGNIGVVLSPRVFFRLRARHSNNRSGVQGAWNFNGEPLASPDIDQFARQRNFLASAELVVAAPARWQHRLRGYEYNHKRLNEDNVADRGCDVVAFDFTDCFFSAFTNINRAGFSYQGEYAPRAWLRTTFGYEFEDENGALDSQFLTLDFATFTPALGTSHTRGLRRNHALYAEQVFTRGRFAAVYGFRYAHNESFGDRVVPRVSVSVLALHGGQALSGTRLRFAYGEGIKAPRFEESFGFTGTFPTLPNPDLKAEENRSLEGGFEQGFANNRFALSATYFHNLFRNQINFVIDPVTFQSQYVNVNRAFAQGAEVEVHGRLRRDLTLDAAYVYTSTQVLEAPFGPQPEGAQLLRRPRHLGSLRLTYLARRWGGNLGGSFVGRRPDSDFFTASTAVDHAAGYARVDVGGWYAVHPRVTLYANVENLLDRDYNEVVGYPALGVNLRAGMRFRIGGE from the coding sequence ATGCCGCTTCGTGGTTTCCTGGTGGTTCCGGTCTTGCTGGGCGCATGGGTGTGCGCCCCGGCTGAGCAACTCACGGTTCGCGTAGTCGATCCGCATGGCGCTGCAGTCGGCGGCGCGCGCGTGACGCTGTACAAACAAGAGAGCTCCACGGCGGTGGCCGTGCAGGCCACCAGCGCGCAGGGCGCAGCGGTGTTCGCGCAAGTCCCTGCCGGCGCATATCGCGTGGAAGTTCTGGCGGCAGGCTTTGCCGCATACGAAGGCGCAGTCGAGATTCCGCGCGATGCCGGGCACCAGGCGCAACTGGCGGTGGCCGGGCGCGCGGAGACGGTGGTGGTTACGGCGTCGGGAACGCCTTTGCCCGCCGCCGAGTCCGGAGCGCCGGTTGCGATCCTTGACCGCGCAACCCTCGAGGTGATGCAGCCCACGGCGGAGAGCGAGGCGTTGCGCTTTCTGCCCGGGGCCGTAGTCAGTACAGCCGGGCGGCGGGGCGGCATCGCCTCGCTGTTCGTGCGCGGCGGCGACTCGCGCTACAACAAGGTCCTGGTGGATGGCGTTCCGGTGGCCGAACCGGGCGGAACGTTCGACTTCGGCGTGGTGCCGCTGCAGGAAGCCGAACGGTTGGAGTTCGTGCGCGGCGCGGTGGCAACTCTCTACGGCTCCGACGCCATGACCAGCGTGGTGGAAGTGTTCTCCGCCACGGGGCACACGCGGACTCCGGAACTGCGCTTGGGCGCTGACGGGGGGCATTTCTCCACGGCGCACGGGTATGCGTCGCTGGCGGGCGCGCGGGGCCGTCTGGACTTGAACCTGTTCGCCGATGAGTTCCACACGCAAGGCGAGGGAGTGAACGACGAGTACGGCAACTCGTCACAGGGAGGGAACATCGGCGTGGTGCTTTCGCCGCGGGTCTTCTTCCGGCTGCGGGCGCGGCATTCCAACAACCGTTCCGGCGTGCAGGGCGCGTGGAACTTCAATGGAGAGCCATTGGCGTCGCCGGACATCGACCAGTTCGCGCGCCAAAGGAATTTCCTGGCCTCGGCGGAGCTGGTGGTTGCCGCGCCGGCGCGCTGGCAGCATCGGCTGCGCGGCTACGAGTACAACCACAAGCGCCTGAACGAAGATAACGTGGCCGACCGCGGCTGCGACGTAGTGGCCTTCGACTTCACCGACTGCTTCTTTTCCGCCTTCACCAACATCAACCGCGCCGGATTCAGCTATCAGGGCGAGTACGCCCCGCGGGCCTGGCTGCGCACCACTTTCGGCTACGAGTTCGAGGACGAGAACGGCGCGCTGGACTCGCAGTTCCTCACTCTCGATTTCGCGACGTTCACGCCGGCGCTCGGCACCAGCCACACGCGGGGGCTACGGCGGAACCATGCGCTGTACGCGGAGCAGGTGTTCACACGCGGCAGGTTCGCCGCCGTCTACGGCTTCCGCTATGCGCATAATGAGAGCTTCGGTGACCGGGTGGTGCCGCGCGTCTCGGTGAGCGTGCTGGCGCTTCACGGGGGCCAGGCGCTTTCCGGCACGCGGTTGCGCTTCGCCTACGGGGAAGGCATCAAGGCGCCGCGCTTCGAGGAGAGTTTCGGCTTCACCGGGACCTTTCCTACGTTGCCCAATCCCGACCTGAAGGCAGAGGAGAACCGCTCGCTCGAGGGCGGCTTCGAGCAGGGTTTTGCGAACAACCGATTCGCTCTGAGCGCGACGTACTTCCATAACCTGTTTCGCAACCAGATCAACTTCGTCATCGATCCGGTGACTTTCCAGAGCCAGTACGTGAATGTGAACCGCGCGTTTGCGCAAGGCGCGGAAGTCGAAGTGCACGGGCGGCTGCGGCGCGACCTGACGCTGGACGCCGCGTATGTCTACACTTCGACCCAGGTGCTGGAGGCTCCGTTCGGGCCGCAGCCGGAGGGAGCGCAGTTGTTGCGACGCCCGCGGCACCTGGGCTCGCTGCGGCTTACCTACCTGGCGCGACGCTGGGGCGGCAACCTGGGCGGGAGCTTCGTGGGGCGGCGTCCCGATTCGGATTTCTTCACGGCTTCCACAGCCGTAGACCACGCCGCCGGCTACGCGCGCGTGGACGTGGGCGGCTGGTACGCCGTGCACCCGCGGGTGACTCTGTACGCCAATGTCGAGAACCTGCTCGACCGGGACTACAACGAAGTGGTGGGCTATCCGGCCCTGGGA
- a CDS encoding ABC transporter permease: MRNVWLVLKREYRAWVLTRAFWFTTLLMPLLVSLLLVLPAKLASYRLEARRSIVVVTSRAEFGEMLRQQLTEVDESNPTAVKFQVRVSTQATEAERESLRAQVAAGTIDGYLWATDDALAERKALYISRGVGDFMEWGGLRVALQVAMMREELRRQGAGAVDMQELLRPFELQTVRVEQGTERRWSGRGMVIMTVLLVTSLYGVVLMYGVILMRSVLEEKASRIVEVLLSSISSRELMAGKILGVGCVGMTQMGIWALMGVAVLVPAMAKWKDITLQVPASAALFFPVFFVLGYLLYAGLWAVLAAITNSEQEAYQLQTLVMLPLLVSIVLVFFVIRRPDATVSIWLSMVPFFAPLLMYVRILVEIPPAWQIALCLTLLTATTWGLLTLCARIYRIGILMYGKRPTLAEVWRWTKYA, from the coding sequence ATGCGTAACGTGTGGCTCGTCCTGAAGCGCGAGTACCGGGCCTGGGTGCTCACGCGCGCCTTCTGGTTCACCACCCTGCTGATGCCGCTGCTGGTCTCGCTGCTGCTGGTGCTCCCTGCGAAGCTGGCCAGCTACCGGCTGGAGGCGCGGCGCAGCATCGTGGTGGTGACGTCGCGGGCGGAGTTCGGGGAAATGCTGCGCCAGCAGCTCACCGAGGTGGACGAGAGCAATCCCACAGCGGTGAAGTTCCAGGTGCGCGTGAGCACCCAGGCGACCGAGGCGGAGCGGGAGTCGCTGCGCGCGCAGGTGGCCGCCGGCACCATCGACGGCTACCTGTGGGCCACCGACGACGCTCTGGCCGAGCGCAAGGCGCTCTACATCTCGCGGGGCGTGGGCGACTTCATGGAGTGGGGCGGGCTGCGCGTCGCGCTGCAGGTGGCGATGATGCGCGAGGAGCTTCGACGGCAGGGCGCCGGCGCCGTCGACATGCAGGAACTGCTTCGCCCCTTCGAGCTGCAGACCGTCCGCGTGGAGCAGGGAACGGAGCGGCGCTGGAGCGGCCGCGGCATGGTCATCATGACAGTTCTTCTGGTGACCTCGCTGTACGGCGTAGTGCTGATGTACGGCGTCATCCTGATGCGCTCGGTGCTGGAGGAGAAGGCGTCGCGCATCGTCGAGGTGCTGCTCTCTTCCATCTCTTCGCGCGAGCTGATGGCGGGCAAGATCCTGGGCGTGGGCTGCGTGGGCATGACGCAGATGGGCATCTGGGCGCTGATGGGCGTGGCCGTGCTGGTGCCGGCCATGGCCAAGTGGAAGGACATCACCCTGCAAGTGCCGGCCAGCGCGGCGCTCTTCTTCCCGGTCTTCTTCGTGCTCGGATATCTGCTGTATGCGGGATTGTGGGCGGTGCTGGCCGCCATCACCAACTCCGAGCAGGAAGCCTACCAGTTGCAGACGCTGGTGATGCTGCCGCTGCTGGTCTCCATCGTGCTGGTGTTCTTCGTCATCCGCCGGCCGGACGCCACGGTTTCCATCTGGCTCTCCATGGTGCCCTTTTTTGCGCCGCTGCTGATGTACGTGCGCATCCTGGTGGAGATTCCGCCGGCGTGGCAGATCGCCCTTTGCCTGACTCTGCTGACGGCTACCACCTGGGGGCTGCTGACGCTGTGCGCGCGCATCTACCGTATCGGCATCCTGATGTACGGCAAGCGGCCTACCTTGGCGGAAGTGTGGCGATGGACGAAGTACGCGTGA
- a CDS encoding lysophospholipid acyltransferase family protein — MDEVRVSAAAAAPQEKPQTGVRFTAWQRFVIWLATWAGTLAIRLIAPTLRWSVSIEEGGPPEGNVRPAIYVFWHRCVFVATWHFRRREIAVMTSQSFDGEYIARIIEKFGYGAVRGSSSRGAVRALLGMHREIDQGRTVAFTIDGPRGPRYVAKPGPVLLARNTGVPVMCFHIALEDPWILPSWDQFMIPKPFSRALVRIGRLIDVPADADSAALERYHAEMQATLDRIREFAEQNVARAR; from the coding sequence ATGGACGAAGTACGCGTGAGCGCCGCCGCCGCGGCGCCGCAGGAGAAGCCGCAGACGGGAGTCCGGTTCACGGCGTGGCAGCGCTTCGTGATTTGGCTGGCCACGTGGGCGGGCACGCTCGCCATTCGCCTGATTGCACCGACGCTGCGCTGGTCGGTCTCCATCGAGGAGGGCGGGCCGCCGGAAGGAAACGTCCGCCCGGCCATCTACGTCTTCTGGCATCGCTGCGTGTTCGTGGCCACCTGGCACTTCCGCCGGCGTGAGATCGCGGTGATGACCAGTCAGAGCTTCGACGGCGAGTACATCGCTCGCATCATCGAGAAGTTCGGCTATGGCGCGGTGCGGGGATCGAGCTCGCGTGGCGCGGTGCGGGCGCTGCTGGGCATGCACCGCGAGATCGACCAGGGGCGCACCGTGGCCTTCACCATCGACGGCCCGCGCGGGCCGCGCTACGTGGCCAAGCCGGGGCCGGTGCTGCTGGCGCGCAACACCGGCGTGCCCGTCATGTGCTTCCACATCGCGCTCGAGGATCCGTGGATCCTGCCTTCATGGGACCAGTTCATGATTCCCAAGCCCTTCTCGCGGGCCCTGGTACGTATTGGGCGGCTCATCGATGTACCGGCGGACGCCGATTCGGCCGCCCTCGAGCGCTATCACGCCGAAATGCAGGCTACGCTCGACCGCATCCGCGAGTTCGCGGAGCAGAACGTCGCGCGGGCGCGTTGA
- a CDS encoding PilZ domain-containing protein, which translates to MSTSPKPAPEERKSATVALFGLEEPAAGILRDCFRQFGIRTEAVVGDPVERLQRQKFEACALRLNEDAEAILKAARGSPSNRRIVVYGLSRSPEEAIRYSKYGVNAMLQEPVDRQSVLKVVRATHLLVINELRIYVRVPVFTEVALERAGRKCTASTLEVSAGGMSMRCAEKLAMGEAVDVSFTLPGEKPLKLGATVVWRRDPDVVGLRFEPTDERRITVRQWIDTYLGIG; encoded by the coding sequence ATGAGCACCAGTCCGAAGCCGGCGCCGGAGGAGCGCAAGTCCGCCACTGTGGCCCTGTTCGGCCTGGAGGAGCCGGCGGCAGGCATCTTGCGCGATTGCTTCCGCCAGTTTGGCATCCGGACGGAAGCCGTGGTGGGAGACCCGGTGGAGCGCCTGCAGCGACAGAAATTCGAGGCCTGCGCGCTGCGGCTGAACGAAGATGCGGAGGCCATCCTGAAGGCGGCGCGCGGCTCGCCCTCGAACCGCCGCATCGTGGTGTATGGCCTGAGCCGCAGCCCGGAAGAGGCCATCCGCTACTCCAAGTACGGCGTGAATGCCATGTTGCAGGAGCCGGTGGACCGTCAGTCGGTGCTGAAGGTGGTGCGGGCCACGCACCTGCTGGTCATCAACGAACTGCGCATTTACGTGCGTGTTCCCGTGTTCACCGAGGTCGCTCTGGAACGCGCGGGCCGTAAGTGCACCGCCTCCACCCTGGAAGTGAGCGCCGGAGGCATGTCGATGCGCTGCGCCGAGAAGCTCGCCATGGGGGAGGCCGTCGACGTGAGCTTCACGCTGCCGGGAGAGAAGCCCTTGAAGCTGGGCGCCACGGTGGTGTGGCGGCGCGATCCTGATGTCGTGGGCCTGCGCTTCGAGCCCACTGACGAGCGCCGCATCACCGTGCGCCAGTGGATCGATACCTACCTGGGTATCGGCTGA
- a CDS encoding ATP-binding cassette domain-containing protein — protein MATVVLDRVRKAFDRFVAVDDLAFSIAPGTIHGLLGPNGAGKTTTLRMILGILVPDSGEVRLFDEPFRREHLRRIGYLPEERGLYKRMKVLDQLRFLGEVKGLAGEEAARRARQWCERLAIADWLPRKVEELSKGMQQKVQFVAALLHDPEFVILDEPFAGMDPVNTAMLKDVLVELKNAGRTILFSTHRMEQIERLCDTICLLHRGRAVLQGDLKRIKAGYGRNMVHVSYEGAAAFLTGNGVVESFNDYGNYAEVRLKAGADAHEFLKLVAASCRVSRFELVEPSLEQIFLEVVGKADA, from the coding sequence ATGGCCACCGTCGTACTGGACCGCGTCCGCAAGGCGTTTGACCGCTTCGTGGCGGTGGACGACCTCGCCTTCTCCATCGCGCCCGGGACCATCCACGGGCTGCTGGGGCCGAACGGCGCCGGCAAGACCACCACGCTGCGCATGATCCTGGGCATCCTGGTGCCGGATTCGGGGGAAGTGCGTCTTTTCGACGAACCGTTCCGGCGCGAGCACCTGCGGCGCATCGGGTACTTGCCCGAAGAACGCGGCCTCTACAAGCGCATGAAGGTGCTGGACCAGTTGCGCTTCCTGGGCGAAGTGAAAGGACTGGCGGGCGAGGAAGCGGCACGGCGCGCGCGGCAATGGTGTGAGCGTCTGGCCATCGCAGACTGGCTGCCGCGCAAGGTCGAAGAGCTTTCCAAGGGGATGCAGCAGAAGGTGCAGTTCGTGGCGGCGCTGCTGCACGACCCGGAATTCGTCATCCTGGACGAGCCTTTCGCCGGCATGGATCCGGTGAACACCGCCATGTTGAAGGACGTGCTGGTGGAGCTGAAGAATGCCGGCCGCACCATCCTGTTCTCCACCCATCGCATGGAGCAGATCGAGCGCCTGTGCGACACGATCTGCCTGTTGCACCGCGGACGTGCCGTGCTGCAGGGAGACCTGAAGCGGATCAAGGCCGGCTACGGGCGGAACATGGTGCACGTGAGCTATGAGGGCGCAGCCGCGTTCCTGACCGGCAACGGCGTGGTGGAATCGTTCAACGACTACGGCAATTACGCCGAAGTGCGGCTCAAGGCGGGCGCCGACGCGCACGAGTTCCTGAAGCTGGTGGCCGCGAGCTGCCGCGTGAGCCGCTTCGAGCTGGTGGAACCCTCGCTGGAGCAGATCTTCCTGGAGGTGGTGGGGAAGGCCGATGCGTAA